From a single Deinococcota bacterium genomic region:
- a CDS encoding serine/threonine protein kinase produces the protein MPTVSAPPNYRLERLLGSGQTSRVYLAGHERYGSLALKLLRQDVRQDPVLTRMFENEVQLTLGLSHQSVIAAYDGFPTGPEAYLALEYCPGGTLDQVLKSGAPLSPPQAYRLILEVGRGLEHCHERRVLHRDVKPSNIFLTATGESKLGDFGTGIYLTSRDQDRVGTAFYMAPEIFRGEGASVRSDVYSLGVVAFELLAGERPFTGTSYDELMLAHSSSLPKNLAHLRPEVNREVARVVARAMSRDPDRRFDSARAFGAAFGAAFRAAFVQAVGLEPEPSPSAEEHVVGRAGRGSPRASQPQPQAREKEKRGLARWFGRKKR, from the coding sequence GTGCCCACGGTTTCCGCGCCGCCAAACTACCGCTTGGAGCGCCTGCTCGGCTCGGGCCAGACCTCGCGCGTCTACCTCGCAGGGCACGAGCGCTACGGCTCGCTCGCCCTCAAGCTCCTGCGCCAGGACGTGCGCCAGGACCCGGTGTTAACCCGCATGTTCGAGAACGAGGTGCAGCTCACCCTGGGGCTCTCGCACCAGAGCGTCATCGCTGCCTACGACGGCTTTCCGACGGGACCTGAGGCTTACCTGGCGCTCGAGTACTGCCCCGGCGGCACCCTCGATCAGGTCTTGAAGAGCGGCGCGCCCCTCAGCCCCCCGCAGGCCTACAGGCTCATCTTGGAGGTGGGGCGCGGGCTCGAGCACTGCCACGAGCGGCGCGTCCTGCACCGCGACGTCAAGCCCTCGAACATCTTCCTCACCGCGACGGGTGAGAGCAAGCTGGGCGACTTCGGCACCGGCATCTATCTCACCAGCCGCGATCAGGACCGGGTCGGTACCGCCTTCTATATGGCGCCCGAGATCTTCCGGGGCGAGGGCGCCTCGGTGCGGAGCGACGTCTACAGCCTGGGCGTCGTGGCCTTCGAGCTGCTCGCCGGGGAGCGGCCCTTTACCGGCACGAGCTACGATGAGCTGATGCTCGCGCACAGTTCCAGCCTGCCCAAGAACCTCGCGCACCTGAGGCCCGAGGTGAATAGGGAGGTCGCCCGGGTGGTCGCCCGCGCCATGTCGCGCGACCCGGACAGGCGCTTCGACAGCGCCAGGGCCTTCGGTGCAGCCTTCGGTGCAGCCTTCAGGGCAGCCTTCGTCCAGGCCGTCGGCCTCGAGCCTGAGCCGTCCCCGTCCGCGGAGGAGCATGTCGTCGGCCGGGCGGGTCGCGGCTCACCTCGCGCCTCGCAGCCACAGCCGCAGGCGCGCGAAAAGGAAAAACGTGGCCTGGCGCGCTGGTTTGGCCGCAAAAAGCGTTAG